The genomic segment tatattgtatttatttagaaGCTGCCCgcgtattttttacaaattaaatcaggttattttctattattaactGTCGAAGTGGTCTTGTTTCATCGCTTGAACCATGCTTTCATAAgtacataaatgtttttttgatataCAACGTATTTGTCGCTCATTGACGATATacgtatagaatatatttatatattggatATAGATAACAATTAATCAAACTCCTGGGtcaacagataaaaaaaaaattaaataactttaaaataatatagtgattatgtgttactatatagttataacagtataatataacgactatttaaataattaacggCAACGCATAACAAACAAGTAATAGGAAAACTTACTCTGCAGCGAGTGTACTAAATTCGCGGGGAAAGTGCTTTAGTTATAGACACAAATAAGTCGTTGCAGTTTCAATTCAACAAGCTAAACAcggtttacaattaatattgagACTATTTCTACAGGTAAGGAAGATGGCGCTTTTTCTGCATAATCGAATTTGAAAACATCGTTGAagatagatttttaataaaattatttattcattaaatgttttagttCATTGGTTTGTATGTATTAgtatttcaagtaggtacctattcaaattaTGTATTGTAAGATGTACAGCAGAGTTACATCCACtaacccaattttttttttatacaatttttaataaaactcatAATATCGAATTTTtcgatataggtacttatctttTTCTATTCTCTTTGAAATTTGACAATATAACAACGTACTTTTTTCAAcgattttattaatatgcaaaacaaatttaactcgataagttcaAAGTAAAGTGAACATCAAACATCTAAacatggtaaaaattaaatattaaacagttaGCACACCGATTAAGTTATATTaggtttatacctacctatagtggtacactcaaatatatttaatgttattaaagttTCACGAGAGATCAAATTTCCatgaacatatataataaaatatttacgcaCATTTTACCATAAGCCCCAAACAATTTTAGGTCAAGTTCGGACTTGACCTACTTATCCAGGGCGCACGCCTAtggtttgtgtgtgtgtgtgtttaaaaaCAAGTGACTAAAAAGTGACAAAGTTTAGGTACCTCGTACCTATTTAATTGAGAGTTGCGGttcaatcaaataattttaatgatacacaatatattataggtaatagataATTCACACcataattatacaattgtattaggTACTCACGCTCAACCTGCTGTGATCgacaaatgcatattttgtttgTTCTACTTTTTAGTGTTTGTAACCCTTTGTAACCTTGCGACCCAGAGACACTATATAGATGCCTACTAAAACCCGTGGCTTCTTTAAGCATAATTTCATTTCATTATTCACAGATTTAAAGTCAACGAAAAATTGTTTGCAGGGATCGATCTGCGATCAAGTTATACACACGTTTAGATAACCATGACAGTATGACACCATTTAACTTAgccacgtattattattattatggtttgccCGAGTAACTATCGTTGATTAtcgttgatattaatatattataaggtactAACGTGACAGTGAGATGAAAGATAACTGACAGTGACccgtatgtataatatctactcaaataaatatatagtttacaaGAACGtccaatatttatttcaaataatagtataaaatagtttataaaataaaaagcttaaaatcgtactatttttaaagacatattttatcaagttcgagattaaaatattatggaaaaacggAATTCAATGCGGCTTGtagaatattagtttaaaaaaagataaaaaatgatCAGATTTGCTTATGATTGCACAGGACGggataattatatgtaattaccGTTGAGCGTATTTTTGTGGACATAATTGCATTGGCGCCGGGTgccttaatacaatatattattgggCTGTAGCCCATAAGGGCAAAATATGATCCAAACGCAACCTAAAagcgcaaaaataaataacccataagcgcaaatcaattttataaaaaaaatgtattttattaaaatcgtagttattattaatatttaattaaaaatttacagtGATATTGAAATtagttcaaaaaatcaaaaaatcagtaaaaaataaatattagaattttgagtattattttaaataattaaaaaaagtattatgagtaaataaattaatatattaaactaccttatataataatgagtaggtacttaaaattaaatttgaaatttgaagccCACTGTCTTCAAGTATTCCAatctggtattttttttttcatagaaggTCCAAGTTTTTGATCACTTAAGATTTATATACGATACGTAGTTTTTTGACCATTTgactgtaattttaaataaacttctaCTTGGTGTTCTTTAATCACTTTAATAGATGGGTGGGGGgttataaaattgaacattcaAATGCCTATGATATGATTCTGGACCATTGGTAGTCCTTGGCTCGTCCAAAGGTGGCTCAGCCCTTTTGTGTAAGTTAATgtaaatgaaattttaataatacatttttgaagacttataatataatataagacgtaCAACAGAGATAGATGGCGAGACCTCTTGAAGGCAGCAATGGTCCTCAACGGACCGGTAAGctgagaagaagaagaagaaaataattttaattttagcgaAAACCGGACACATAGGTACGCAAACGTGACACGATCGTATCACAGACACCAACTGATATAGGTGGATATCTGGTATacgatttaaaacatttcactcgaatttcaattaaaaataaaataatgtaggtatcaggtaatacaatttatttttgcgctTTTGAGTTATCGAAAAAAAGGTCAATTTGAGCTTTTGGGTTTCACCGCATTATTGAAATTACAgacgattataatattctagttgAGTATTATGGTATTCACTATTCGTCAATTGTCAATGCCGAAGAGTTGCgatgtaataatatcaatatctaGGTATTATAACAATTAGTTAATTCTTCAACAGTTgttgaaaactgaaataataattaaaacgtttcgAGTAAATGATATTCAACTAccaggtattaataatatattataataggtaatgccTACGGTAAGACcattaaaaaaagaatgtaaaaataaaatagataaaatcataatatagtcaatacatttctgtatacctactattataatattacccgcacaaaataatatattatgttaatgtttacATTTCTATAGAGTAacgataaaatgaaaataagtaggtacctatatgagcAAATTACGCGTGATAATACTCACACTCGCGTAGTATTgtgtagacatattatatattttgttggacTACAATAATAGCCAGGTGGTCGGTATAGGTAATActaatttacataggtatactaaataatCTATTTCTGAGATCACATCGACGACTGACTCGTCGTTTATGAAAATGCCTACAAacgcataatatttaaatcaggtTCCTCATACAAATAagcattatagtacctacctatagccgGACGGCGATTCTATGGTACACAAATATACCTGCAGCTCGACACGTCTTGCTTCACAACAATATCGTGTTTGTTATGGAAATCGTGTGTGATTTTAAGAAGCTCCGCGTTGGGTGGGTATTATAATACCTTAGACCCTGTAGCGTGCGCTTGTGTACGAAAACAGTGTACCTATAAAAAGAGACGGTTTCGTCGGAGAACGATTTTAGTCTGTCGAAATGCATTGCCCGGAGCGGTACGTCAAAAACAACGGTATACAGCAGAGGGAAGCCAAGGATGCCCTGACTGCGTATGTCGAGAAAATGGTGTGGACGTCAAAAGAAATGGTTTTGGACATAGGATGTGGACCGGGCGACGTGACGTCGGATATCCTTTAtccttttttgaaaaataaaatcaaacagtTGGTGTGTATGAGATATTTTGAGTTgctcgaaataataatatgtataataatctgTTTAAACGACCTGTACACTTATAgctgttgtatttatttatatcgatATCGATTTTTTAGATTGGCGTCGACAAATCCGTAGAAATGGTAGAATATGCTAAGAGTTCCTTTGGACGCTCCGATATGGATTTCAAAGCTCTGGATATTGAAAACGCCAACCACTGCGGTTCTTCATATTTCCGCggattcaacaaaatattttcgtttttctgCTTTCACTGGATTCATAATAAAGTCGATTCCTTGCTTAATATGCACTTGATGTTGAAAAGCGGTGGAGAAATTTTGATTAACTTCCTGTTGATCAATCCGTTGGtcgaaatgtataaaattctgGACGAAGAATGGCAACAATATATTAAAGTGGGTGGAACTCCTATtagtgttaattttttcaaaaagttttgttctaatgaatacaaaaatttaccattttagtatattaatataaaaaaagttaagacaaataatttattgttttggttttatcttactttttaaaattgtcaaacataataaaatacttattgcaattataatttaagtgataccattacaaatttaacttataatataaaatctcaaGAAACTGTATACAGGATAGTTCAAGGCTTAAAATTGAAatgaaatttttgattttaatttcaaattcgaTTATCAATATGAGATTTtgctgatttaaattttaaaaaatttatattttctcaatatttttaattgcattttaaacatactctatattttttatcgatttaGTTTCGGtctttaatttcaattttgaattctaTCTACGTGCAGAGGATCGTTGTTTGCGCTTTTAATTTACGCGTAGTTAAGCGATGCTGTGAAATGGTcctaaaaataacgaaataccTACTGACGCACAATATCCCTTTGACCTTTtggttattgttaaattttaattttaattaaatttgttttaaattttaaatcgatttgTATATAAACACGgtaaaacgattattatattgatataaatcatTGAtagattttttctaaattttgatataattgtccaatataataattatattgcataTCGATTTTGATATTAAGTACTTTTGATTTCGTAGAggatttttaactatttttatcgatatttaaaattgatttttaaatcaatttcatGCGTTCTGCAGGATGTAAAGCAGATGTCACAAGATTCATTTTCCCAAGACGAATTGAGAGAAATGTTCATCAAGGCTGGATTTCGAATCATCAACATTGAATCAAGTGTCAAAACATATACATATCCAAACTACTCATCATTTTTAGGTAATCAcgacaaattgtatttattattattatttttttattcgatcaAAACTCAAAAGCTACAACGAAAATGATTTTTAGCTATATCTACCTAACttataacctacctacctaaacaactgtttacaattatttaatatcttacaTTGTCGTGACTAGTAATTTCATGCACAAAAAcactttgataaattatttcagtatgtaggtacttatagacaacataaaaatcaaatctatattaaaaattgttcactGAATTGAATAATACGCTATTAGATACAATTACATAAAATCGagaatataatcatataataaatgttattgggTATTTGGGTGTATGTTTGCAATTATATGCTTTTGAAAACGttaaaatgtccttaaaaaaatatttaatattatcgtgCGTTTAAAGCTCATGAATATGAAAACTCAATTTCTTCCCAATACTTTTGATTTGATATTCGTATTaagaaatacagttttttttagttcatgcgttcgtttacattatatttggctgatgaaaataatattatatgtcaataatcggtttgtataataataattattaacctcCATCCAGGAATTTTatcaactttaatattatatttacaacgaGTCTGCTGgctcatatttttattcgttttcaaATTAcccatatttttcttataacttagcttattatttaacttaacgCTTGGACATTTCATTATGTTTGTTAATTGTTCGTATCTAATCTGACTGCTAAATTATAGTATCTAATTCCATACGctttcaatcaatttttttgtatttaattcacGTTttcggtatattttttttataaaagattaacaatgaatttttttc from the Acyrthosiphon pisum isolate AL4f chromosome X, pea_aphid_22Mar2018_4r6ur, whole genome shotgun sequence genome contains:
- the LOC100572117 gene encoding juvenile hormone acid O-methyltransferase-like, which produces MHCPERYVKNNGIQQREAKDALTAYVEKMVWTSKEMVLDIGCGPGDVTSDILYPFLKNKIKQLIGVDKSVEMVEYAKSSFGRSDMDFKALDIENANHCGSSYFRGFNKIFSFFCFHWIHNKVDSLLNMHLMLKSGGEILINFLLINPLVEMYKILDEEWQQYIKDVKQMSQDSFSQDELREMFIKAGFRIINIESSVKTYTYPNYSSFLVKKDIVELL